The Glutamicibacter mishrai DNA window GGGATATCTGGAGGGGCAACCCTAGCGCAGGACGTCGAAGACGTTTTTTTGAATGCCATTCGAGTACGTTTGGGAATCCACCAGCGTCAGCTTCTGCGCGTCTATGCTTTCCTGGCTGAACAGTCGCTTGCCTGCACCAAGCAGCACCGGGAATACGAGGAGGTTGTACCGGTCTATGAGCTGGTGCTCCTGCAGCGAGCGGACCAGCGTTGCTGAACCGTGAATGCTGATAGGTCCGCCTTCGCCGGCGCGCAGGCGAGCCACATCGGAGACCGAACGCAGAATCGTGGTTTCGCCCCAGTTATCCACCAGATCCTTCTCGGCCAGGGTCGTGGAGAGCACATATTTTGGCATCACGTTATAGTGCGGAAATTCTTCGGTCATCGAGGGCCAGACGGGGGAGAATGCCTGATAGCTGATTCGGCCCAACAGCATGGCGGAGGCTTCGGCCTGCTCGGTTCCTTTGAGCTCATATGCGGCCGGATCGAACTCGACGCTGTTCATGGTCCACCCGGAATTGCGGTAATCGGGTTCACCGCCCGGTGCTTCGACAACACCGTCGAGTGAGACAAACGCGGTGGCGATAAGTGTGCGCATGAGGGCAGCTCCTGACCTGAGGAAAGAACAAAGTTCCGCATCAACTAAGCGGATTTTGAGCGTAACAAGCACAGGCCAATGCGGACAACTATTTTCAGGGAAGCCGGATTATTAAACGCCGATGGGCTGGGCCAAGGAAAACTTTGGACCAGCCCATCGGCAAGCAGCTTCAGGAAGCTGGGAAGTGGCTAGACGCTTCGGATAGCGACGACAGCGTTGTGGCCACCGAAGCCGAAGGAGTTGTTCAGAGCCACGATGGTGCCTTCAGCTGGCAGCGGCTTTGGCTCGCCGGTGACGACCTTCAACGGGATCGCTGGATCCTGGTTATCCAGGTTGATCGTCACTGGAGTGGTGCGGTGGTAGACAGCCAGTGCGCACAGGACCGACTCAACGGCGCCGGAGGCACCTAGCAGGTGGCCCATCTGCGACTTGGTTGCCGAGACCCACACGTTGTCCAGCTGATCGCCCAGGGCATTCTTCAGCGCGGTGTATTCCGGTGCGTCGCCCACTGGGGTGGAGGTCGCGTGCGCATTGACGTGCACGACGTCCTCGGGCTGGATCAGGCCGTCGTACATGGCGGCCTTCAGCGCACGGGTGGCACCCATGCCCTCTGGATCGGGAGCGGTGATGTGGTGTGCATCGGAGGTGACGGAGGAACCGGCCAGCTCGGCGTAGATGCGGGCGCCACGAGCCAGTGCGTGCTCTTCGGCTTCCAGGACCAGTGCACCGGCGCCTTCGCCCATGACGAAGCCATCGCGGTCAATGTCGTAGGGACGCGATGCCTTGGCTGGATCGTCATTGCGGCGCGAGAGTGCATGCATGGAGGCGAACGCGGCCATTGGCATCGGGTGGATGGCGGCTTCCGCGCCACCGACCATGACCACATCGGCCTTGCCGGAGCGGATCAGGTCCAGGCCGACGTGCATGGCTTCGGTGCCCGAAGCGCAAGCCGAAACCGGGGTGTGCGCACCGGCTTCAGCGCCGAGATCCAGCGAGACTGCAGCGGCTGGGCCGTTTGGCATCAGCATCGGCACGGTCATCGGCAACACGCGGCGCGGGCCCTTTTCGCGAAGGGTGTCCCAGGCGTTGAGCAAGGTCCAGACGCCGCCAATGCCGGTGGCGAACGCGACGGCCAGCTTATTGTGGTCGATCTCGTCCTTGTTCAGGCCCGAGTCGGCCCAAGCTTCGCGAGAGGCAACCACAGCGAACTGCGTGGAAGGATCCATGCGCTTAGTTTCCGGGCGGGAGAGCACCTCGGTTGGCTGAACGGCAGCGCGCGCAGCGAAGGTGACCGGAAGGTCGAATTCCTTCACCCATGAATCCTCTATGGTTGCGGCGCCCGAGACGCCCTTCAAAGCGTTCTCCCAAAGGGTTGGGACATCTCCGCCGATAGGCGTGGTGGCTCCGAGACCGGTGATCACTACTTTGCGCGCCATCATCAAACTCTCTACTGTGCGATTAAGAAATTTAGGGGACCGGCTTGACGTACCGGTCGGTGTGCACGGCTTTCCCGCACAACGGTGGTGGCGATAAACGCCGAAAGCTTAGGCCTGTGCGCCGGCGATGAAGTTAACAGCGTCGCCTACGGTCTTCAGGTTCTTGACTTCCTCGTCCGGAATCTTAACGTCGAACTTCTCTTCTGCCTCTACGACGATGGTCATCATCGAGATCGAGTCGATGTCCAGGTCCTCGGTGAAGGACTTGTCCAGCTGCACGTCTGCTTCGTCCAGGCCGGTCTCGGAGTTGACGATTTCGGCGAGGCCCGCCAGGATTTCTTCGTTGCTAGCCATGGATGGCTCCTTTTCTTCAGTTGCCGGAGGACTCCGGTGTTCATTGTGGCTGTAACAAGCCCCTGCGAACAGGTTCCCGTCTCATGCCGGTGTGCTGAAACTTTGGTGCACTTGCATGCCCCGCAGTTTCGTCGGTTTAAAGCTTAGGTCAGAGATGAGCTTGCCGGTGGCATCATGGCTGTTTCGGCGCGCAATTCTTTGTGTGACGCCGGTTAGCTGGCAGTATGCTCGGCGACGAAGGCCTTGGCTGCCTCCAGATCGGCAGGCGACTTGACCGCCAGGGTCTTCACGCCCTTCAATCCGCGGCGAGCCAGGCCTACCAGGGTTCCGGCTGGGGCCAGTTCCAGGACTCCGGTCACGCCAGCGGCGGCCAGGGTCTCCATGCACAGGTCCCAGCGCACCGGGCGCGAGACCTGGGCAACGAGCGAGTCGAGGTTCGACTGTCCATCGGCGACTGGCTGGCCATCGAAGTTGGAAAGCAGCTGCACGCTCGGGTCGGCGGGAGTGAGCGTATCAGCCAGCTCCTTGAGGGTGCCTACCGCTGGCTGCATGTGCGAGGTGTGGAATGCGCCGGCGACCTTCAGTGGAATCACGCGCGCCTTGGCTGGCGGGTTCTCGGCCAGCTCGGCGAGCTGTTCGGTGGTGCCGGCGGCAACGATCTGCCCGCCACCGTTGGCGTTGGCCGGGGTGAGGCCCAGGCCGTTAAGAGTCGAGAGCACTTCTTCGGGATCGCCGCCGAGGACGGCGGCCATTCCGGTCGGGGTCGCTGCTGCTGCCTCGGCCATGGCGTTGGCGCGCACCTTGACGAAGTTCATGGCGTCGGCTTCAGCCAGGGCGCCGGTCAGTGCCGAGGCCGTGATCTCGCCGACCGAGTGGCCGGCGACGATGCTGCCGGCTGGCAATTGGTCGCCGAACAGCGCGCGGGCGGTCACCAAGCCTGCGGCGACGATCAGCGGCTGCGCGACGGCGGTGTCCTTGATGGTCTCTTCGTCCGAGACGGTGCCGTGGGCGGTGAGGTCACGCTCGGTGATGGCACTGAGGGCGGCCAGATGATCGGCAACGCCTTCGACTTCGAGCCATTCGGCGAGGAAACCTGGGGTCTGGGAGCCCTGTCCGGGGCAAACGATTGCTAACACTCTTACAGCTTTCCAAATATCAGGAGCTTTTGGCGCTTCATTTCGGTACCAAGCTCAAGGTGACTGTTTGTAGGAACTCTACAAAAGCTTATCTTATGGCGAACCAAAGTTCCCATGTAATGCGCTATGAGCGAGCACAAAGGTGTGCTGCGTCATGCATTGTCTTTGGGTGAAGCCTACAAGCTGAACTCATGGAGCCGGCCATAGAGCAGGGCCGATTGCAGCACGAAGGCATCCCTCGGCACCAACGGGTCCCAGCCGCTGACCTCGCTGACCCGCTTGAGCCGGTATCGCACCGTATTGGCGTGCACAAAAAGCTCACGCGCGGTGCCTTCCAGCGAATGGCCCAGTGCCAGGTAGCTCGAGAGCGTGTCGAGCAGCCCGTTGGACGCCTGCTGAAGCGGCTGGTAAACCTGTTCGATCAGCGCGGTGCGCGCAAGCTGGTCACCATTGCTGGCACGTTCCGGCCATAGGTCATCGGCACTCACCGGGTTGGGCGCCTGCGGCCATGCGCGGGCCGCACTGTAACCGGCAACCGCGGCGACCGCGGCATGGTGCATATCCTTCACGGTGGCTGCCAGCGGCGAATAGACCACCGGGCCGGGGCCGAAGAACCGGGTGAAGCGGGTGAGGTCAACCTCGTCGAACTTGGTATCCGACAGCATCAGCACCGACCGGTCGCCGAGCACCCCGACCAGCGAGTCGCGCGAATAGCGTGTGGCGACCCGGCGCAGGGTCGAGACGAAGGTCGCGGAATTGGCGGCCGGAGTGGTGCCGACCAGGACGCGGATGTCCTTCTGCGATTTCCAGCCGATGGCGGCGATGCGGGAGGCCAGCGAATCATGGGGTTCGCCATGGAGCACCGCATCCACCACGTGGGCTTCGAGCCGGGAGTCCCAGGCGCCTCGGGTTTCGGCGGCGCGGGCGTAGACGTCGGCGGCGGCAAAGGCGACCTCGCGCGAGTAGCGCAGCACCGCTTCGCGCAGAGCGGCTTGTTCGGACTCGGTGGCGATGTCCGGTACCTGGGATTCGACTACTTCCACGATGGTGCGCAGAAGCCCCAGGGCCTTTTGCAGGGAGATCGACCGGGTCAACTCCGTGGGCGCGGCGCCGAAAACGTCGGTGACCACCCAGGAGGGGGTGGAGGACGGGTCCTCGTACCAGGTGACGAACGTGGAGATGCCTTTTTGGGCGATCAGGCCCAGGGCCGCGCGCTCGTTGGGGTCCAGGGACCGGTACCACGGCAGCTGCTGGTCCAGGTATTTCAGGGCGGTGGTGGACAGCACGCCGATATGGCTTTGGAGCCGCTTGAGCGTTTGCGGGCTCGGCGGCTGGTGGTGGCTGGATCGGTTTTTCGGTGTGGCGGCATCGAGTTCGGGACTCATGACTTCAAGCTTAGTGACTTTTGCCCCGCGATGCGCATGTCAGGCAGGGTTATTAAAAAGCGCCTGCCCCGCAACGGAATCACCGTAGCGGGGCAGGCGCAGAACATGGCACGTAGTGCCGGCCCGGAGGTTTAGGCGTCGCCGCCTGCGTTGCCGGACTTGCCGGCGTTCGGGTTGTTCAGATCGTACTTGGCGTGGGCCTTCACCGCGGTGTCCGCAGGGATCTCGCCACGCTCAACCAGCGACTGCAAGGTCTGGACCACCAGGGAGTGGGCGTCGATCTTGAAGAAGCGGCGGGCTGCTGCACGGGTGTCCGAGAAGCCGAAGCCGTCAGCGCCCAAGGTGTGGAATTCACCTGGGACGTATGGGCGGATCTGCTCAGGGACTGCGCGCATGTAGTCGGTGGTCGCGATGACCGGGCCCGGGGTGGACTCCAGCTTGGAGGTCACGTACGGGGTTCGGCGTGCCTTGGATGGGTCGATCAGGACTTCGTCGTCGGCGTTCATGCCGTCGCGAGCAAGTTCGTTCCACGAGGTCACAGACCAGACATCGGCGGAAACGCCCCACTCTTCGGCGAGGATTTCCTGCGCTTCCAGAGCCCAAGGCACGGCCACGCCGGAGGCCAGCAGCTGTGCGCGCGGGCCGTCGGTGGTGGCTTCCTTGAGCAGGTGGATGCCCTTGATGATGCCTTCCACGTCAACGTTTTCCGGCTCAGCTGGCTGGCTGATCGGCTCGTTGTACACGGTCAGGTAGTACATGACGTTTGGATCCTGGTGGGTTCCGCCATACATGCGATCCAGGCCGGAGCGCATGATGTGGCCGATCTCGTAGCCGTAGGCAGGATCGTAGGTGATCACCGCCGGGTTGGTCGAGGCCAGGATTGGCGAGTGGCCATCAGCGTGCTGCAGGCCTTCACCGGTCAGGGTGGTGCGGCCGGCGGTAGCGCCGATGATGAAGCCGCGAGCCATCTGGTCGCCGGCAGCCCAGAACTGGTCGCCGGTGCGCTGGAAGCCGAACATCGAGTAGAACACGTAGATCGGGATCAGCGGTTCATCGTGGGTCGAGTAGCTGGTGCCGGCAGCGGTGAATGCCGCCACGGCGCCAGCCTCGTTGATGCCCGGGTGGATCAGCTGGCCCTGAGGGGATTCCTTGTAGGCCAGAACCAGGTCGCGGTCTACGGACAGGTAGTTCTGGCCACCTGGGTTGTAGATCTTCGCGGTCGGGAAGAACGAGTCCATGCCGAAGGTGCGCGATTCGTCGGGGACGATCGGCACGATGCGGTGGCCGAATTCCTTGTCGCGCATCAGGTCCTTGAGCAGGCGGACGAAGGCCATGGTGGTGGCTGCCTGCTGCTTGCCGGAACCGCGCTTGGCGATGGCGTAGGCCTTGTCGCCAGGCAACGGAAGCTTGACCGAGGTCTCCTTGCGGCGGGTTGGCACCGAGCCGCCCAGCGCCGCACGGCGTTCCATCATGTACTTGTACTCGGCCGAATCCTCGGCTGGGCGGTAGTACGGTGGCGAGTACAGGTCGGCTTCGAGCTGCTCGTCGGTGATCGGGATGCGCAGGTGATCACGGAACTGCTTGAGGTCTTCCATGGTCAGCTTCTTCATCTGGTGGGTCGCGTTGCGAGCCTCGAAGTGCGAACCCAGGCCGTAGCCCTTAACGGTCTTGGCCAGGATGACAGTTGGCTTGCCCTTGAATTCAACGGCTGCCTTATATGCTGCGTAAACCTTGTGGTAGTCGTGGCCACCGCGCTTCAGGTTCCAGATCTCGTCATCGGTCATGTCCGCAACCAATTCCTTGGTTTCCGGACGCTGGCCGAAGAAGTGCTCGCGCACGAAGGCACCGGACTCAGCCTTGTAGGTCTGGTAGTCGCCATCCGGGGTCTGGTTCATGATGTCAACCAGGGCGTTGGTCTTGTCGGCTTCGAGCAGGGCATCCCACTCGCGGCCCCAAGTTACCTTGATGACGTTCCAGCCGGCGCCGCGGAAGAAGGCTTCCAGTTCCTGCATGATCTTGCCGTTACCGCGAACCGGGCCGTCAAGGCGCTGCAGGTTGCAGTTGATGACGAAGTTCAGGTTGTCCAGCTTTTCGTTGGCTGCCAGCTGCAGGAAGCCGCGCGACTCTGGCTCGTCCATTTCGCCGTCACCCAGGAAGGCCCAGACCTGCTGGTCCGAGGTGTCCTTGATGCCGCGGTTCTGCAGGTAGCGGTTCAGCTGAGCCTGGTAGATGGCGTTAGCTGGGCCGATACCCATCGACACGGTCGGGAATTCCCAGAAGTCAGGAAGTGAACGCGGGTGCGGGTAGGAAGGAAGGGCGTGGCCTTCCTTGGAGTGCTCCTGGCGGAAGCCGTCCATATCCTCTTCGGACAGGCGGCCTTCGAGGAATGCGCGTGCGTACATGCCAGGGGAAGCGTGGCCCTGGAAGAAGACCTGATCGCCGCCGCCTGGGTGGTTCTTGCCACGGAAGAAGTGGTTGAAGCCAACTTCGTAAAGGGTAGCCGCACCTGCGTAGGTGGAGATGTGTCCGCCGACGCCGATGGCTGGGTTCTGGGCACGGTGCACCATGATTGCTGCGTTCCAACGCATGAATGCGCGGTAACGGCGTTCGATGGCTTCGTCGCCCGGGAAGTCTGGTTCCTGATCCACAGGAATGGTGTTCACGTAGTCGGTGGTGGTCACATGGGGGACACCCACGGACTTGGCACCTGCACGCTGCAAAAGCGAGCGGATAATGAACTGAGCACGCTCGGTGCCCTGGGATTCTACGAGAGAATCAAACGAGTCCATCCATTCCTGAGTTTCCTCAGGATCCTGATCTGAAAGCTGGTAAGTCAACCCGCTACGGATCTGGGAGATGTGTTCCTCTACAGCCACTGAAGCTCCTTGATTGAATTGCGGCTCCGCTGCGTTGCAGTTTTCCACTGCGATGCGACGGTTTTGGGACAACGGGTGCAGTAACACTGGAGTGATGTGCACTGTCGGTTCATATGCAACTCTAATGTCATTTTTGCGGGCTTGGGAGCATATTTCTGGCCCAAAAACCGCTTAAATCTGACTTATAAAGTGACTTGCGCAACATCGTATGGGAGCTATCTGGATAATGCACCTGTCGGTATGATGTGGGCCACCGGATTGTGGGTTATATTTGTTCGGCGTGTTATTGCTGCAGCGCTTGAATGGAACAGGAAAACCGTGTTTCGTTGGTAGTAACGCTTTGCACCAGCAGGAGGAATGAAGTGAGCGACGCCGTATCGGCAAATCTGGAGCCCGCCAAAAAAATGGGGTTCCAAAATGAAAACCTTATTCAGGAACTGGGTTACGACGATGACGTGGATTACGATCTGCGTGACTCGATCGAGGATCTGATTGGTTCAGAGCTGCTCACCGAAGAGGATCATGACGTTGTCGACGCAGTTATCTTCTGGTGGCGCGATGGCGACGGAGACCTTGTAGATTCGTTGATGGACGCGTTGAACTGCTTGGACGAAAGCGGCGTAGTCTGGCTGCTCACCCCAAAGCAGGGCCGCGAAGGTCACGTATCCCCAGCACTAATTCAGCAGGAGGCGCCAAGCGCTGGTCTGCATGTGACGACCAGTGAAGGCGTATCGGAGGACTGGTCCGCAGTCCGCCTGGCCCCACGTAAGAAGAACTAATGATTCAAGCAGGTTCGCGCCTGTTCGATTTCTCGCTGCAAAATCAATACGGTGAGTCGATAACCAGCACCGGGCTTTCCCAAGGCCGAGTGCTGGTTGTCTTTTACCCATGGGCATTTTCGCGAGTCTGCGGTTCGGAGCTGGCGGCGCTTAATGAAGAGCATGATTACTTTGCACAGCGCGGGGTGCGGATCATCGGCATTTCCGTCGACCATAAATTCACGCTTCGCAACTATGCGGAATCGATGGAACTGAAGTTCGAGCTTCTCGCGGATTTCTGGCCACACGGGGAAGTGGCGCGGCGAATTGGCGCTTTCGACGAGGCTCAGGGTGTAGCGACCAGGCTCTCGTTGCTCATCGAAGATGGCGTGGTTCGCAATATTTTCCATAGTGCGATGACCGAAGCCCGCAAGATTCAAGATTACAAGGACGGGGTTGACGCCCTGTAGGGGCGGCTGAATTCGCTGGTGTTCCAGTTCACGCGGAAAATGCGGTTCTCGATTTGCGCGCCACCAAATATCTCTGTAAAGTTATTCCTCGTTGGCTTTCAAAGCGAACATGGTTAGGGCCTTTAGCTCAGCTGGTAGAGCGTCACGTTTACACCGTGAATGTCATCGGTTCGATCCCGGTAGGGCCCACCAAACAGAAATCCTCGATCCACACGGATCGAGGTTTTTTGCATTTCTGCATTTTCCGGCGTTGTACTGGTGGGCCGATTGGCACCTGAATTATTTACCGAGGCGCACCATGGTAGTCGTTCCCATGATGCCGGCTTCGTACGAAATCTCGTCCTTGTGAAATGTAAATTTCTTGGTCTTGTCGCTTGAGGCCAATATTGCGTTATCAGTTGTCTTTCGGTCCCGCTTGGAAGTCCATGAGTAGGTGTCCGCCGCTGCATGCGGCTCTTCGAATGAACCAACCCAATAGAGCGATTTCGTGTCCCCGTGATTCGTGACCCAATTGATGGTTATGGTTTCTGAATCGATAATGGCTTCCTGATAAGCGTCCGCGTCCATCGAATTCTTCTGCTTCCATGTGCCCTGCATATCGATGGGCTGAGCGGATTCTGACGAAACTGGGGTGACGGTTGGGGATGAGTATGCTGATCCGTCGGACGGTGATTGGCTTCCGCAGGAGGCCAGTGCGAAGCTAAGGGCGATTGACATGGGGGCGAGAATTTTCTTCATGCCTATAGCCCGATCGATCGTTCCGACAGTTTGGCTGATTGTTTCTTAGGCACGGGTGCGGACAAACGGGAAGCTGCAGGAATATGGCGTTCCAGTGGTGACGCTCGGCACTCTTATTGATTTTTGACGATTTCAATTTGCCAAGTCAGTCCCGGGTGTACTAAATTATTTCTTGTTGCAGAAAACGAACAAAACAAAGAGATTTGTAAGCGTCGGAGCTGCAGGAGGGCCTTTAGCTCAGCTGGTAGAGCGTCACGTTTACACCGTGAATGTCATCGGTTCGATCCCGGTAGGGCCCACAGAAAAGAAACCCGTTTCCATCAGTCAACTATGGCTGGTTGAAACGGGTTTTTGTTATTTTCCGAGGGTACGTCAATGACGGGCCTCATGATAGAACGTCGATTTCATATCCGGGGGAGTGTCCCCATCTCTTGCACTGAAGCAGCGGAATTGTAGCTACTAGTGTGTTTCTCCAGGCTATCGTGGCTTCGCGCTAGTGCCTGTCTTACGAGAATAGCCAGCGACGTTTTACTGAACCGCTAAGCGCCACAGGGTTGTTGTTTCCACGGATCGGGCCGAGTAGAGCAGATCCGACTGATCAAAAGCCCTAGCATGTTGTGGTTGGGCATCGATTCGACCAGCAACCTTTAGTCCAGCGTCATTGATAGCTGTGGCCAGAGCCTGGCTAGTTCGGAGCCCGAGTAATTCTGCCAGATCCGAAATGATCAACCAGGCTTCACCATCTTCGGTGAGATGCTCAGGCAGGCCACGAAGAAACTGCAACAGCATTTTGCTTCCGGGGTCGTAGATGGCTGCATCAAGACTGGTTGGGGCGCTGCCCGGGAGCCACGGAGGATTGCAGATAATCAGTGGTGCTTTGCCATCGGGGAACATATTGGTCAGTTCGGCGTGAGCCGAGCTTGAAATACCAAGTTGCGCGAAATTCTGGTTTGCGCAGTCCACCGCACGCTGGTGAATGTCCGTGCCGATAACTTTCTTCACGCCACGGGCTACCAACAGGGCTGCGAGCACACCAGTCCCGGTGCCTATGTCAAAGGCAACCTGGGCGTTCTTGATCGGCGCCTTGGCAACAAGGTCCACGTACTCCTGTCGGGTGGGCATGAAGGTGCCGTAGCTGGGGTAGATTTTCTTCCCTAGGGCCGGAACCTCCACTCCATTGAGGAACCATTGGTGGGCGCTGAGAACTCCGGTCAATTCCTGCAGACTCACTGCTGCTTGGCCAGCGTAGCTGCCTCGGGACTGTTCATATCCGAACGCGATCGCGGCTCCCACTTCAGGCGCTCTAGTCAGAGATATCTGCGTGGACTCAGGTGTGCCGTTAACAGACAACGGGACCAACAACAGGGAGAGCATCCGGGAACGATGCGCCCGTGCTTGGCGAATGGAATAGAACTTCTGCTCGTCGCTTTGCCCTCGTTTGAGAGATCGGCCAGCCTCGATATTGCCAAGTCTTCGATCCATGGCTGACAGTAATTGCCTGGCGTTGTTGTAGTCGCCGTGCCATAACATCGCAATGCCCTGTGCCGCATTTCGCATCGCAGCATCTGCGCTGAGCCGATCGTCTACAGCGACAACTTTCTTGGGAGCAGGTCGGTCGTTGGCCGAGAACCATGAAGCGTGATGGCCTATGCCATCGAGGGTCCACGAAATAGTAGGTTCGGAAATGCCTGATGCAGTGCAGATGGCTCAACGCCCTGTCGATTTGCGGTGCTCACCCGTTGGAGAACCGCGCATGAGCTGTGCAGCTGCGAGGGTCGTTGAGCGCAAGTCTACCGACGAATTCGGCTGGAGGTGCGCGTGCGGAGACCCTACTCGACTTTTTCGGATTCCTCAGGTTTTGTCGAATACGTCCAGCAAGTACGTAGCGGGTCGACAGCCCATTCATGAATGGGGCCTGTAGCGTCGAAAGTGTTCGTTGTTCAATCGACTGCAAAAGGAGTTCATCTGATGGGTTTAGGCGATAAGTTCAAGAACAAGGCTCAGGAAGCATCCGGCAAGGTTAAGGAGTCTGTCGGAGATGCAACCAACAATGAGGATTTGCAGGCTGAAGGCGTTAAGGATCAGGCCGCGGCCAAAGCGAAGCAGGCCGGAGAAGCTGTCAAGGATGCAGCCAAAGACGTCCGCGACGACTTCAACAAGTAGCAGTTAGTTCAACAAGGGCACCCACCATACGGTGGGTGCCCTTGTTGCCTCTAGCGTGAGGGACGGTACTGTTCCAAGAACGTTGCAACTGTTAGCGCGCTGTCTTCTTCGTCCGCGAGTTTGGTCGAGAGCCATTTCGCACTTTGGCGATATTGCTCATTGCCGACTGCTTCGTTGATGGCTTCGGTGAGCGAGCCAACCGTCAAGTTCTTGAAGGGGATCGGGGCGGTGCCCGCTCCGAGACGGTGCAGTTGAGCAGCCCAGAAGGGCTGATCGGTGAAAATCGGTACCGGCACTGCCGGGGTGCCAGCGCGCAAGCCGGCGGCCGTCGTGCCCGCACCGGCATGGTGCACCACCGCAGTTACCTGAGGGAACAACCACTGATGAGGCACTGGACCAATGCCCAGTACGTCGGTCTCACTAAATTCTCCGGCGCCTTGGACGATGGTGCGGCGGCCAGTGCGGCGGGCAACTTCAAGTAGGAAGTCTAGTTCCAAGGCCTGGGTGCTCCCGAATCCAAGGAATGTCGGTGGCTCTCCGGCGGAGAGGAAATCTCGCAGCTGAGCTGGGGCGCTCCACGAAGGGTCGGTCGCCGGCCACCAGTAACCGCAATTGATGATGTTCTCGTGCCAATCAGCCGGGCGGGGCACAACTGCGGAGCTGAAACCATTAAGGACTGGTTGACCGGTCTTTCGGCGCTGGCGTTCTGTGGCCGCCCGGCTTCGCTTGGGCAGTCCCAGTTCTGTGCGTATGCGTGCGGTTGGCGCATCATAGGGGGCCTTTGCCGATGAAAGTAGGTGATGCAATGCCCGGTTTCCAACGTTTCCAAAACTTCGGGCAGTGCCTAAAGTCATCGGTGCGTATTGACCGCTTGGTTCGGTGGGTTGCAAATGTGCGCTGATGGACGGGATTCCTAGCGCCTCGGCGACATCGAAGGCGAAGGGTGCCACTGAATTTGCGAGAATCAAATCTGCACAGTGCTCTGCGGCGCGCAAGGTGCCGGTGGCCGCTTGATCAAAGTAGGTGCCCAATTCTGCGAGGTAGTTTCGCAAATCCTTGGGACTGGTCTTTGTGCCGGGGGCTGCAGGATTCACCAGAGCGCTCATGTCGCCTGGAAGCTCGTGGAAAGCGCATCCGGAAGCGGCAACCACCTCTTGATACGCAGGGTTTGCTGCGATCGCGACATCAAAACCTTGCCGGATGAGTGTCTGACCTAGGCCTGCCATAGGTGTGACATCACCACGGGTTCCAGGGGTAACCATCAGTACACGCATGAATCTCCTGTAACATTAATTGCGAACAGTGTTCGCGATTAACTATACAGTCTCCAGGAGCACGAACTGTGGCCAAGAATCCAACGCAGAGGACCACCGGTCCAAAACCTCAATACTCGCGCGAGAAAATCGTTGATGTTGCCGTTGGCCTCGCCGATGCTGATGGAATTGAGGCTGTTTCGGTGCGGAGCGTAGCGTCGAAGCTCGGCACGGGGCCTGCATCTCTCTATCGATACGTGAAGTCCTACGATCAGCTCACCGAACTGATGGTGGACCGCATCAGTGCTGAGTATGACTATGAGGCATGTTCGGGCTCCGCAATTGAGCAGCTGTTGGAAATAGCTCGCCAAGGCCGTCGGATCATGAGTCGTCACCCGTGGGTTCCGTTGATCGTAATGCGAAACCAGGTGGTGACTCCCAATTCCTTGGTGTACCTAGAGCGTGGTTTGCTGGCCCTGGCCGACACGGATTTGAGCGCTGCCCGAAAACTGCACACTCTCGCAATGCTGAACTCCATCACTGCCGCATTTGCGCTCAATGATCAGAGCCAGCGTGGGCAGCAGGACGCTTCAGCCTTATTGAATGCCATG harbors:
- a CDS encoding TetR/AcrR family transcriptional regulator, which produces MAKNPTQRTTGPKPQYSREKIVDVAVGLADADGIEAVSVRSVASKLGTGPASLYRYVKSYDQLTELMVDRISAEYDYEACSGSAIEQLLEIARQGRRIMSRHPWVPLIVMRNQVVTPNSLVYLERGLLALADTDLSAARKLHTLAMLNSITAAFALNDQSQRGQQDASALLNAMQMGSYPHLLLALSEINEPLDLDSAFEQAIVTYLRGVGVGKYPYA